One Brassica napus cultivar Da-Ae chromosome A5, Da-Ae, whole genome shotgun sequence DNA window includes the following coding sequences:
- the LOC106365240 gene encoding uncharacterized protein LOC106365240 produces MGRDADNAIYPIAWGVVQVENTENWLWFVKKVKHELDLKDGNGFVLVSDRQKGLISAVQQELPEIEHRMCVRHIYGNLKKKYGKKHDMKPYLWSLAHSYNEAEYLQRLQWILNYDSEVYEAVLKMKPKTWCRAFYKLGSYCEDVENNSTESFNNTISNAREKPFVPMLETIRRLAMARIAKRSVISHSHKGVCTPYVIEFLKAEHKQASECKVTRSTNGMFEARLNNCTYRVSLEKRTCTCLKFDICGIPCEHVYGVMIQKKLAPENFVCQWFRTSMWRKNYSEGLVPVRGSMYWPSTNAPDVHIPPEPPQPGRKKITKADKKRKKGVNESPTKKQPKHKKRTMHCGICGVADHNSRFHKNNQVLLQPSQGPPPQVSSTPSQQASQVASPADSGCHVILGYEDMC; encoded by the exons ATGGGAAGAGATGCGGATAATGCTATTTATCCTATAGCTTGGGGTGTTGTCCAAGTAGAAAATACAGAGAACTGGCTGTGGTTTGTGAAAAAAGTGAAGCATGAATTGGATTTGAAAGATGGCAACGGTTTTGTCTTGGTGTCAGATCGTCAAAAG GGACTTATCAGTGCGGTTCAACAGGAGCTACCAGAGATAGAGCATAGAATGTGTGTCAGACACATCTATGgaaatttgaagaagaaatatGGGAAGAAACACGATATGAAGCCATATTTATGGAGTTTGGCACACAGCTACAACGAAGCAGAGTACCTGCAGCGCTTGCAATGGATTTTAAACTATGATAGTGAGGTTTACGAAGCTGTTCTGAAGATGAAACCAAAAACGTGGTGTAGAGCCTTCTACAAATTAGGCAGTTACTGTGAAGATGTGGAGAATAACTCTACCGAGTCCTTCAATAACACGATATCAAATGCAAGAGAGAAGCCATTTGTTCCAATGCTGGAGACAATTAGGCGACTCGCAATGGCTCGTATTGCTAAACGCTCAGTTATTTCCCACAGTCACAAAg GTGTTTGTACACCTTATGTCATAGAATTTCTGAAGGCTGAGCATAAGCAAGCATCTGAATGTAAAGTAACTAGAAGCACCAATGGGATGTTTGAAGCTAGGCTTAACAACTGTACTTACCGTGTGAGTTTGGAGAAGAGAACTTGCACATGCTTGAAGTTTGACATTTGTGGGATCCCTTGTGAGCATGTTTATGGAGTGATGATTCAAAAGAAGCTTGCACCAGAGAACTTTGTGTGTCAATGGTTTCGCACGTCTATGTGGAGGAAGAACTATTCTGAAGGACTAGTTCCGGTGAGAGGATCTATGTATTGGCCTTCAACAAATGCTCCAGACGTGCATATTCCTCCAGAGCCACCACAACCTGGAAGGAAGAAGATAACCAAAGCAgataagaagaggaagaaaggGGTAAATGAATCTCCAACCAAGAAACAACCAAAGCACAAGAAACGAACCATGCACTGTGGAATTTGTGGAGTGGCTGATCATAACTCTAGGTTTCACAAGAATAATCAG GTTCTTTTGCAGCCATCTCAAGGTCCTCCACCTCAAGTTTCTTCGACACCTTCTCAACAAGCTTCTCAGGTTGCTTCTCCAGCTGATTCTGGATGTCATGTTATTCTCGGCTATGAAGACATGTGCTAG
- the LOC106365239 gene encoding uncharacterized protein At4g04775-like, giving the protein MSGGSSTASGATSSGSSSRRRGGFIMGIPKRCWCGEEILPLMSKSDNNPNRRYFRCAYAARKKLENDNHVFKWIDEALINEVETLESKTMRLEQELREIGRKEILVAERVKMEVEKELLDRVEEVLAEAKNNMKKMMIIPIIGCVAIVGIMGLYHRAW; this is encoded by the exons ATGTCAGGTGGTTCGAGTACCGCGTCTGGAGCAACGTCGTCAGGGAGTTCTTCTCGTCGTCGAGGTGGATTCATCATGGGAATTCCGAAGAGATGCTGGTGTGGTGAGGAAATTCTTCCCTTGATGTCGAAATCCGACAACAACCCTAACCGAAGGTATTTTCGTTGTGCTTATGCTGCAAGAAAAAAG CTTGAGAATGATAACCATGTCTTTAAATGGATTGATGAGGCATTGATTAATGAGGTTGAGACACTTGAAAGCAAGACAATGAGACTTGAACAAGAGTtaagagagataggaagaaaaGAGATTTTGGTGGCTGAAAGAGTTAAAATGGAGGTGGAGAAGGAGCTATTGGATAGAGTGGAAGAAGTCTTGGCTGAAGCAAAAAACAACatgaagaaaatgatgataATACCAATCATTGGATGTGTTGCTATTGTAGGTATCATGGGGCTCTATCATAGAGCATGGTGA
- the LOC106368829 gene encoding E3 ubiquitin-protein ligase MARCHF2 isoform X1 encodes MLGFEENHRELNVQEMQLVPSDDDRRNEEEILFDESTSTNEIVAAERGDRVVEIAESGDDDDDDETTHLVAVDQPQCRICLDVGGEDLIGPCNCKGTQKYVHRSCLDNWRSTKEGFAFSHCTECRAVFKLRANVPPDRWWLRLRFQLLVARDHAFIFITVQMVVAFLGLLVYKFYGEELREMFGYEEHPYGFYTLAVLAIVLVGLLYGFFIAIICGQRINERHYHVLAKQELTKEYIVEDRDCKNVPDLDQSHVMELRMLGLY; translated from the exons ATGCTTGGCTTCGAAGAAAATCATCGAGAATTG AATGTTCAAGAGATGCAGTTAGTGCCTAGTGATGATGACCGGAGGAACGAAGAAGAGATTCTATTCGACGAATCCACATCCACCAACGAAATCGTAGCAGCGGAAAGGGGTGATCGTGTTGTAGAGATAGCTGAGAGTGGTGATGACGATGACGATGACGAAACTACGCATCTCGTTGCTGTAGATCAACCCCAATGTCGAATTTGCCTAGACGTTGGAG GGGAAGATCTGATTGGTCCGTGCAATTGTAAAGGTACTCAGAAGTACGTTCACAGATCTTGTCTCGACAACTGGCGCTCCACCAAG GAAGGTTTTGCGTTTTCGCATTGTACAGAGTGTAGAGCTGTGTTCAAACTCCGAGCCAATGTGCCTCCTGATAGATGGTGGTTGAGATTGAGATTTCAGCTCCTCGTTGCTAGAGATCATGCTTTCATTTTCATCACTGTCCAGATG GTTGTAGCGTTCTTGGGGTTACTGGTTTACAAGTTCTACGGTGAAGAACTACGTGAGATGTTCGGTTATGAGGAACATCCTTATGGCTTCTACACATTAGCTG TTTTGGCCATTGTCTTGGTAGGACTACTTTATGGGTTCTTCATCGCAATTATATGTGGTCAAAGGATCAATGAGCGGCACTACCATGTTCTTGCCAAACAAGAACTCACAAAG GAGTATATAGTGGAAGACCGAGACTGCAAGAATGTTCCTGACCTTGACCAGAGTCATGTAATGGAACTTAGAATGTTGGGACTTTATTGA
- the LOC106368829 gene encoding E3 ubiquitin-protein ligase MARCHF2 isoform X2 codes for MQLVPSDDDRRNEEEILFDESTSTNEIVAAERGDRVVEIAESGDDDDDDETTHLVAVDQPQCRICLDVGGEDLIGPCNCKGTQKYVHRSCLDNWRSTKEGFAFSHCTECRAVFKLRANVPPDRWWLRLRFQLLVARDHAFIFITVQMVVAFLGLLVYKFYGEELREMFGYEEHPYGFYTLAVLAIVLVGLLYGFFIAIICGQRINERHYHVLAKQELTKEYIVEDRDCKNVPDLDQSHVMELRMLGLY; via the exons ATGCAGTTAGTGCCTAGTGATGATGACCGGAGGAACGAAGAAGAGATTCTATTCGACGAATCCACATCCACCAACGAAATCGTAGCAGCGGAAAGGGGTGATCGTGTTGTAGAGATAGCTGAGAGTGGTGATGACGATGACGATGACGAAACTACGCATCTCGTTGCTGTAGATCAACCCCAATGTCGAATTTGCCTAGACGTTGGAG GGGAAGATCTGATTGGTCCGTGCAATTGTAAAGGTACTCAGAAGTACGTTCACAGATCTTGTCTCGACAACTGGCGCTCCACCAAG GAAGGTTTTGCGTTTTCGCATTGTACAGAGTGTAGAGCTGTGTTCAAACTCCGAGCCAATGTGCCTCCTGATAGATGGTGGTTGAGATTGAGATTTCAGCTCCTCGTTGCTAGAGATCATGCTTTCATTTTCATCACTGTCCAGATG GTTGTAGCGTTCTTGGGGTTACTGGTTTACAAGTTCTACGGTGAAGAACTACGTGAGATGTTCGGTTATGAGGAACATCCTTATGGCTTCTACACATTAGCTG TTTTGGCCATTGTCTTGGTAGGACTACTTTATGGGTTCTTCATCGCAATTATATGTGGTCAAAGGATCAATGAGCGGCACTACCATGTTCTTGCCAAACAAGAACTCACAAAG GAGTATATAGTGGAAGACCGAGACTGCAAGAATGTTCCTGACCTTGACCAGAGTCATGTAATGGAACTTAGAATGTTGGGACTTTATTGA